The following proteins come from a genomic window of Lolium rigidum isolate FL_2022 chromosome 5, APGP_CSIRO_Lrig_0.1, whole genome shotgun sequence:
- the LOC124656702 gene encoding probable cytosolic oligopeptidase A, with product MADTDNPLLADFDFPPFDAVQPAHVRPGIRTLLARLEGELEALEKGVEPVWDKLVVPLERITDRLDVVWNVVDHLKAVKDSADLRAAVEDVQPDKVKFYLRLGQSKPIYQAFNAIRNSSQWDSLSDARKRVVQGQIKDAVLGGVALEDEQRDKFNQIQQVGSLLL from the exons ATGGCGGACACCGACAACCCGCTCCTCGCCGACTTCGACTTCCCGCCCTTCGACGCCGTCCAGCCTGCCCACGTCCGCCCCGGGATCCGCACCCTCCTCGCCCGCCTC GAGGGCGAGCTGGAGGCGCTGGAGAAGGGCGTGGAGCCGGTCTGGGACAAGCTCGTCGTCCCGCTCGAGCGCATCACCGACAGGCTCGACGTTGTCTGGAACGTCGTCGACCACCTCAAGGCCGTCAAGGACTCGGCCGACCTCCGTGCAGCCGTAGAGGACGTACAG CCAGACAAGGTCAAGTTCTATCTCAGGCTGGGCCAGAGCAAGCCCATATACCAAGCCTTCAACGCCATCAGGAACTCTTCACAATGGGACAGCCTAAGCGATGCTCGCAAGCGGGTCGTACAAG GCCAAATAAAAGATGCTGTTCTTGGTGGAGTTGCACTTGAGGATGAACAGAGGGACAAGTTTAATCAGATCCAGCAAGTAGGTTCTTTGTTATTATAA